Proteins encoded by one window of Rutidosis leptorrhynchoides isolate AG116_Rl617_1_P2 chromosome 7, CSIRO_AGI_Rlap_v1, whole genome shotgun sequence:
- the LOC139859444 gene encoding uncharacterized protein — MSRSKEAVSSVLIAEREKVQMPIYFVSKALQAHEMNYKPIEKLVYCLVHSTRRLRKYYHAHPIKVITNKPIKQILVKPETSGGLAKWAIELGEHEISLEPRNAVKGQILADVLVEVFGERTEQFNEVEKPQTWELYTDGASSIDGAGASLILINLEGEEHTYALKFSFYASNNEAEYEALLSGMRIAIEMGIETLRAHVDSQLLAQELFEAREQSMKKYLEIVQSLAGKFDSFEIS, encoded by the coding sequence ATGTCGAGATCAAAAGAAGCGGTAAGCTCTGTTCTCATAGCGGAAAGAGAAAAAGTACAAATGCCCATTTACTTTGTAAGTAAAGCCTTGCAAGCACATGAGATGAATTACAAGCCAATTGAGAAATTGGTATACTGTTTAGTTCATTCTACTAGACGTTTAAGAAAATATTATCATGCACACCCAATTAAAGTAATAACAAACAAACCAATCAAACAAATCTTAGTCAAACCAGAAACATCAGGGGGACTGGCAAAATGGGCAATAGAGTTGGGGGAACATGAAATAAGTTTGGAACCAAGAAATGCAGTCAAAGGACAAATCCTGGCAGATGTTTTAGTAGAAGTATTCGGAGAGCGAACCGAACAATTTAATGAGGTTGAAAAACCACAAACATGGGAGTTATATACTGATGGTGCTTCAAGCATAGATGGGGCAGGAGCATCGTTAATATTAATTAATCTGGAAGGAGAGGAGCATACTTATGCTTTAAAGTTTAGTTTCTATGCATCGAATAATGAGGCTGAGTATGAGGCACTTTTATCCGGCATGCGGATAGCCATAGAAATGGGAATTGAAACTTTAAGAGCACATGTAGATTCCCAATTGTTGGCTCAGGAGTTATTTGAAGCAAGAGAGCAGTCTATGAAAAAATATCTAGAAATAGTACAATCATTGGCGGGAAAGTTTGATTCTTTTGAAATATCTTAA